TCCAGTGAGTCATCCAGGTCGATGCCCAGCACTTCATGGCGGGGCACCATGATGTCATTAACGGTGACGTTTTCCAGATCGAGGATCGATAGCAACATGGCGCGGTGACGATAGGGAATCAGCGTGCCTGCTTCATGAACCACGGTGCGCAGTTCGTCCCGTGTAAGGTTGTCGCCACCGTTTTCGACGCTCTTGACACCGATCAGACGCAGCAGCCCGTTGGAGACCGCATTGACCAGCCATACCAGTGGGTAGAGCATTTTAAGCAGTGGCTCAAGCGCATAAGAACTTGGGTAGGCAATGCGCTCGGGCTTGATGGCCGCGTAGGTCTTGGGCGTCACCTCGGAAAAAATCAGAATGGTGATGGTCAGCAGCGCGGTAGAAATGGCGGGCCCCGACACGTCGCCAAAAAAGTGGATGGCAATAATCGTGGCAATGGAGGCGGCAAGGTTATTGACGAAGTTATTGCCGATCAGGATAACGCCAATCAGTCGGTCGGGGCGCGCCAGTAAACGCATGACGCGCTTGGCACGACGGTCGCCGCTATTGGCGTTATGGCTGAGCCGATAGCGGTTAATCGACATCATGCCTGTTTCAGAGCTTGAGAAAAAAGCGGATAGGGCAATGAGAAGGGCCAGCAAGCCAAAGAGTAATCCCAGCGGGAAGTCATCACTCAAGTCAGAATTTCCTTTATGCCGTGTTCAGCTCGATTTGTAAGAGGTTGCAACAGAGGTGTCAATACACACAGTGCCTGCAAGATTAGCGGTTAAGTACCACTTCCAGCACGAACTTGCTGCCAAAGTAGGCTAATACCAGGATCGCGCAGCCGCCAAGCGTCCAGCGCACCGCGCGCATGCCGCGCCATCCAAACCGATAACGGCCAATCAATAGCGCGGTGAAAATCACCCAGGCGAGAAGCGATAGTACCGTTTTGTGGGCGAGGTGCTGGGCAAAGAAGTTATCCAGGAACAGCAAACCGCTGATGATGGATAGCGTCAGCAATATGATGCCGACCCACACTAACTCGAAGAGCACCCGCTCCATTGTGGTAAGCGGAGGGAGTGACTGGACAATGCCGCGGATGTGATGGTGGCGCAATGCCTGATTCTGCAAGCCTACCAGTACCGCTTGTGCGGCGGCAATCGCCAGCACCGCAAAGGCCAGCGCGGAGCTGATGGCGTGCATCAAAATACCCGGCGTCAGCCCACTTTGACCGCTTTGGCTGGGCAGCCAGGTCGCAGCCATCAGCGCGATGCCGGCTAGCGGGAAGAGCGCAATGCCGGCGTTGAGCACGGGCTTGAACAGGCTTGCTACCAGGACCACGTTGACGGCAACCGCCATAAGCAGCGTGGCGCTGGTGGTAAAGCCGGGCAACAAGCCCGGCGTTTGCCCGACCAGATGAACCACCACCGGGATATGCAGCAGCAGACCCAGAGCGGCTAAGAGCCGTACAATGACCTGGCGAGGGGGAACGCGCCGGAACAGCGCCATGCCCTGCCAGATGGCAGCGGCTACATAGAGAATAAAGGCGATGGTGGCGAAAGGGAGCGCCTGCATGATGCTATCCGTGCGCCTTGCAGCGCGTCGTAATGAAACAAATCGAATTGATAAGCCACTACTATAACGAATCCTTACAGTGACGCACAGTCATCTATATCTTGAGCCCATGGAGACTCAAGCTGCGAGCGCGTATAATCTTTTTCATTAGCCTAGGGCCGGTCAAGCCCGGCGACAGCGACGGAGGCAAGAGGCCCCATGTTTTCGACTCTTAGTGAGCGTCTTTCCCAGACGTTAAAATCGATCAAAGGTCAGGCGCGCCTGACCGAAGACAACATTAAAGATACCCTGCGGGAAGTCCGCCGTGCGCTGCTTGAGGCAGATGTGGCGCTGCCCGTCGTCAAGGACTTCGTCGAACGGGTGCGCGAGCGTGCCGTCGGGCAAGAGGTATCCAAAAGCCTTTCGCCCGGGCAGCAGTTCGTCAAGATTGTCCAGCAAGAGCTGGAAGCCACCATGGGCGAAGCGAACGAGGGGCTAACGTTAAAAAGCTCCCCTGCCGTTGTGCTGATGGCCGGTTTGCAGGGCGCGGGTAAGACCACCTCGGTGGCCAAGCTGGCGCGCTACCTGCGGGAACGCGAGAAGAAAAAGGTCCTGGTGGTGTCCGCGGATGTCTATCGCCCCGCGGCGATTGACCAGTTGGAAACCCTGGCCAAAGAGGTGGAAGTCGACTTCTTCCCCTCCCGCTCGGATCAAGCGCCTGTATCGATTGCTGAAGCGGCCATCAAGCACGCCAAGATTCAATTCCACGACGTTGTGTTGATCGATACGGCGGGCCGTCTGGCCATCGACGAAGCCATGATGGCGGAAATTCAGGCACTCCACAAAGCGGTCACCCCTGACGAAACGTTGTTCGTGGTCGATGCCATGACCGGCCAGGATGCGGTCAATACGGCAAAAGCGTTTCACGACGCCTTGCCGCTCACCGGGGTGATCCTGACCAAGGCCGACGGTGACGCGCGGGGCGGTGCTGCGCTTTCCGTGCGCCATGTTACTGGCAAGCCGATCAAGTTCATGGGTGTGGGGGAAAAGGTCGACGCCCTGGAGCCCTTCCACCCTGACCGGGTCGCCTCGCGGATTTTGGGCATGGGCGACATGCTCTCGTTGATCGAGGAAGCCGAGCGCACGGTCGACAAGTCCAAAGCCGACCAACTGGCCAAAAAGGTCAAGAAAGGCGACGGCTTCGATTTGGAAGATTTTCGCGAACAGCTGCAGCAACTTAAGAAAATGGGTGGCATGGGTGGTTTGCTCGGCAAGCTGCCGGGCATGGGGCAGATGGCTGATATGGCCCAGGGGCCTGGCCCCGAAAAAGAGCTCGGCAAGCTTGAAGCGTTGATCAATTCCATGACCCCTAAAGAACGCCACAAGCCCGAGATTATCAACGGTTCACGCAAGCGCCGTATTGCCGCGGGTGCGGGGCTTCAGGTGCCGGACTTGAATCGTCTGCTCAAGCAGCACAAGCAGATGCAGAAAATGATGAAGAAAGCCGGCAAAAAAGGCGGCATGGAAAAAATGATGCGTGGCATGTCCGGCATGATGGGCGGCGGCGGTGGCGGCCCGGGCGGTCCCGGTGGAATGGGTGGCCCTGGTGGTATGGGCGGCATGGGTGGCCCGGGTGGATTTCCTCGTCGCTAAGCGTTGCCGCCGGGTGGCATGCTTGACGGGCTGATAGTTTTCTGGCTGTCAGGCTTTCCAAGCCGAGCGCATTTGCGTAGAATGCGGCGTCTTCGTGCGTGGGCGTTGGTCATATAGTGGCTAACCCTTATGCTGAAGACTTTTATAGTATGAAGAGTGTTTCCGGTAGCGAACGCCGCTAAGGCGCACTCTCGTAACCTCAACCGAAGGATAGTTATCGTATGGTTACCATTCGTTTGGCACGTGGTGGCGCCAAGAAGCGTCCCTTTTACCACCTGACTGTTACTGACTCACGTAACGCCCGTGATGGCCGTTTCATTGAGCGTATCGGTTTCTTCAACCCTGTCGCACGTGGTCAGGAAGAACGCCTGCGCGTTGACCTGGACCGTGTTGTGCACTGGCAGAATCATGGTGCCCAGCTGTCAGGCCGTGTTGCTGAGCTGGTAAAAGAAGCGCGTAAGCAGGCCTAAACCTGTTCGCGATGTGGCAAGTGCTGTTGTACGTTGAGGTCGTCAATGACGCGTTTTGAAACAAGCCATACTGACGACACGCATGTGGTGCTCGGCAAGCTGACAAGCTCCCACGGAGTGAAAGGCTGGCTGAAGGTATATTCTTATACCAGCCCCATGGACAGCATTTTGGACTACCCCGAATGGTGGGTGCGCCAAGGCGACAGCCTGACGCAAATGACCATTGTTCAGGGCCGTCGGCAAGGTAAAGGCCTTGTGGTTCAGCTTAAAGGGATCGATGACCGTGACGCGGCCGACGCATTGGCTCAAGCGGACATATTGATGCCCAAAGCAGCCCTCCCTGAGCTTTCCGACGATGAGTATTATTGGCATGAGCTTGAAGGCCTTGCGGTTTTCACTCAAGCCGGCGAACGGTTGGGGCAGGTCAGTTACCTGTTCGAAACCGGTGCCAACGATGTCATGGTCGTTCGTGGCGATGTCGATGCGATCGACAAGCGTGAGCGCCTGCTGCCTTTTTTGCCGGGCGACGTCATTGTTGAAGTCAGTCTTGAAGACGGCCGGATGGTCGTTGATTGGGATCCTGAGTTTTGAACAGTGAACAGCGGCCGGGCGGTGGAAATGACGTTTCACACCCCGCGATGTGGATAGGTGTGGTATCGCTGTTTCCTGAGATGTTCGATGCGCTCACCCAGCAGGGCGTGGTCGGTCGAGCGATCGAAAAACGGCACATAGAGCTCGCGTTCTGGAATCCGCGCGATTATGCCACTGACCGCCATCGTAGCGTTGATGACCGCCCCTATGGCGGCGGCCCCGGGATGTTGATGAAAGTCGACACCTTACGTGCTGCCATTCATGACGCCCGACAGCAGGCGCATGACGCGACCGGCCAAACGCCCACGGTGATTTACCTGTCACCCCAGGGGCGCAAGCTGGATCAGCAGGGCGTGACGTCACTGGCGTCTAAAGGTCCGCTGGTTGTTGTAGCCGGGCGCTATGAGGGCATCGACGAGCGGGTAGTGGAAAGTGATATCGATGAAGAATGGTCAATTGGCGACTATGTGCTAAGCGGCGGCGAGCTGCCGGCCATGGTGTTGATTGACGCGGCGGCAAGGCTGATTCCCGGTGTTTTGGGGCATCAGGATTCCGCCATCGAAGACTCGTTTAACGATGGTTTGTTAGACTGCCCGCACTACACCCGTCCCGAGGTAATCGACGGGCGACAGGTGCCGGACGTGCTGCTGAGCGGTAATCATGCCGCGATCAAGCGCTGGCGGTTGAAGCAATCCTTGGGCCGCACCTGGCAGCGTCGACCCGACCTGTTGGAAGGGCGACCGTTGGATGCCGAACAGCGCAAGCTGTTGAACGAGTTTATCGAGGAATACGCTCTTTCTGGTTCGTCAGCCAAGACTGACTAGGTAGTCAAGACTGAACCGGCATGAGCGGCGGTGCAGGGCGACAATGGCGACAGCCAACGCACCTGTGTCACCCATAACGACTCCCGCGTCGCTCGTTATTGAGCGCCGGGATCACGGCGACCGCCTTCCATGACTGAGCGGCTTTGCCACCACGTTATTTAGGAGCATGATGATGAGCAGTAAAAACAAGGTGATCCAGGCGCTCGAAAACGAGCAAATGTCCAAAGAGGTGCCGAACTTTGCACCGGGCGACACCATCGTCGTTCAGGTGAAAGTCAAAGAAGGCAACCGCGAACGTCTGCAGGCATTTGAAGGTGTGGTCATCGGTAAGCGTAACCGTGGCCTGAACTCCGCGTTCACCGTGCGCAAGATTTCTCACGGCGTTGGCGTTGAGCGTACCTTCCAGACCTACAGCCCGCTGGTTGACTCTCTTGAAGTCAAGCGCCGTGGTGACGTGCGTCAAGCCAAGCTTTACTACCTGCGCGAGCGCAGCGGTAAATCGGCGCGTATCAAGGAAAAGCTGGCCTAAGGCGAGTCGTTTCCGCAGGCGCTTGCGCCTGGGTACCAAAACCCCGTCACCGCTCTGCGGGGCGGGGTTTTGTTTATCTAACAGATGTGAATCCTAACGGGCGGCTTGCGTATGCGTGTCATTGATGCTTTTTTGGATGCCCTGTGGCTGGAGCGCGGGGCCAGTGAGCATACGCTAGCGGCTTATCGACGCGACCTGAACGCCTGGCAGCAGCACCTGGAGGAACACGGCGAGTCATTATTGTCGCCCTCGCCTGAACGACTGGATGCATGGTTCACCAGTCGCCGTGAAGCGGGCTATCAGGTACGCACCAATGCGCGATTGTTGTCGAGTCTGCGCAGCTTTTACCGCTGGGCACGCGTCCATGGTCATGTTTCAAGTGATCCACTGGCTGAGGTGCGACTGCCGCGCGTACAGCCAGGCCTGCCCAACACGCTGGAAGAAGACGAAGTGGAGCGCTTGCTTCAGGCTCCGGTGCTGGATACGCCATTGGGCGTGCGCGATCGTACGATGCTGGAGTTGCTCTACGCCTGCGGACTGCGTGTCTCGGAGTTGGTGGGGTTAACCAGCGACGCGGTCAATTTGCGCCAAGGAGTGGTGCGAGTGCGCGGCAAAGGCGATAAAGATCGCCTGATACCGATGGGTGAGGAGGCCGCCGATTGGCTGGCCCAGTATATGAAAACGACGCGCCCCATGCTGATGCAGGACCCGACGCGTCCGGCCCTGTTTCCAGGCCGTGGTGATAAAGCGATGACGCGACAGACTTTCTGGCATCGCCTCAAGGTGCACGCCATCACGGCGGGTATAACGCGTCCCCTGTCGCCGCATACGCTTCGCCATGCGTTTGCGACCCATTTATTGAATCATGGGGCGAATTTACGGGTCGTACAGCTGTTGCTAGGTCATAGCGACCTATCCACCACGCAAATTTACACGCATGTGGCCCAGGCTCGCCTGGAAAGCCTGCATGCTGAACATCACCCAAGAGGTTGAATTGCATGATGCGCCGAAACACAGAACCAACGACGTCTCAAAGCAAGCCGCGCAGGCTGATAGGCTGGCTGATGGTCGGTGCGATGTTACCCATGGCAGCGCAGGCGAGTAGCGCGACCGATGCGCTTCGCGACTCCTTAAGTGTCAACGGACAGGCAATGCCGGTTGACGAGGTGCGTGAAACGCCGATGGAAGGGATTTACCATGTTCGTCTGGAAAACGGCGAGTCCTTTTACTCAAATGCCGACGGCAGTCATTTTCTGGTCGGCGATCTTTACGAAAACGCCGATAGTGGGCTGGTGAACCTGACCGAACAGGCGCGCAACCAGGAGCGTGCGGACGCCATTTCGGCGATACCGGAAGACGATCGGGTGGTGTTTCGTGGTGAAGAGACCCCCAAGGCGACGGTCGTGGTGTTTACCGACCCAAGCTGCCCGTATTGCGTAAGGCTTCATGAAACCGTTCCAGAGCTCAACGAGCGTGGTATTGCGGTACACTATCTGGCCTTTCCGCGTAGTGGCGTTAACGCCAACGCGGGTAGAACGCTTCAGCAGGTCTGGTGTGCCGATAACCCCAGCGAAGCCATGTCGCGTGCCAAGCAAGGCGAAACGCTGTCCAGTTCGGCCAGCTGCGACAATCCGGTAGCCGAGCAGTACGAGCTGGGCCGCGCGTTAGGCGTCCAGGGGACACCAGCGATTATCCTGCCTGATGGGCAGATGGTGCCAGGGTTTGTGCCGCCGGACCGCATGATGGAAATGCTGGAACTGGATGACGCCTAGGGTCAGTAGCCCCTGAACCAATTGATCAAACATTATCACGCTGAGACACTGCACCTCTGAGTGCACAACATGAAAGGGGAAGTATTTTGAAACCGGTAAGAGTAGGCATTTGTGGGCTGGGCACCGTCGGTGGCGGTACTTTTAACGTACTGACGCGCAACGCTGACGATATTGCACGCCGTGCAGGGCGTCCGATTGTGATTGAGCAGGTGGGCCACCGCAGTATTCACCCCGATTGCGACATTACCGGTATCAATGCCACTACAGATGTTTTTGAAGTGGCCACCAACCCGAATGTGGATGTTCTGGTTGAGCTGATTGGCGGCTACGACGTTGCCCGCGAACTGGTACTTACCGCGATTGAAAACGGCAAGCACGTGGTCACGGCCAACAAGGCGCTGATCGCCGTCCACGGCAACGAAATCTTCAAGGCGGCCCACGAAAAGGGCGTGATCGTGGCGTTTGAGGCCGCCGTTGCGGGTGGTATCCCGGTTATCAAATCGCTGCGTGAAGGCCTGGGGGCCAACCGCATCGAGTGGGTGGCGGGTATCATCAACGGCACCGGCAACTATATTCTGACCCATATGCGCGATGAAGGCCGCGCCTTCGAAGACGTGCTCGCCGAAGCCCAGGCGCTGGGCTACGCCGAATCCGACCCGACCTTTGACGTTGAAGGTATCGACGCGGCGCACAAGCTGACCATTCTGGCCTCAATCGCTTATGGCGTGCCGCTGCAGTTCGAGAAAGCCTTCACCGAGGGGATTTCGCGGATCACCGCGGAAGACGTTGAGCAGGCCGATAACCTTGGCTATGTCATCAAGCACCTGGGCATCTCCAAGCGCACCGACCATGGGCTTGAACTGCGGGTACACCCCACGCTGATCCCCAAAGAGCGCCTGCTCGCCAATGTTCACGGCGTCAAGAACGCCATCGCGGTGATGGGCGACGCCGTGGGGCCGACCCTTTATTACGGTGCTGGCGCCGGGGCTGAGCCGACCGCCTCCGCGGTCGTGGCCGACGTGCTGGACGTCGCGCGGGATATTGCCACCGACCACCATTACCGGGTGCCTTACCTGGCCTTCAGTGGCATTGACGAAGACGTCAGCCAGCTGCCGATCATGCCGATGGAAGACATTACCACGGCGTATTACCTGCGCCTGCTGGCTGTCGACCGTCCCGGTGTACTGGCCCGCGTGGCGACAATCCTTGCCGAGCAGGGCATGTCCATCGAAGCACTGATCCAGAAAGAAGCCACCGAAGGCGAGCTGGTGCCGATCATTCTGCTGACCCACCGCACCAAGGAAAAGCAGATGAACGAAGCAATCCGTGAAATTGAAGCCATGGCGGATATTGCTGGCCCTGTAACGCGTATCCGCGTGGAAAGCCTGGACGAAGGGGAGTAACCCACCACATGCGTTATATCAGCACGCGCGGGCAAGCCCCCGCGCTCACCTTTGAAGAGGTGGTGTTGACCGGCATGGCCAGCGACGGCGGGCTTTACGTGCCGGAAACGCTGCCGTCGTTCTCGCCAGAAGATCTGGAAGCGATGGCCGGATTGTCCTACGCGGAGATTGCGTTTCGTGTCATGAAGCCGTTTGTGAACGGCGAGATCGACGACGAGACCTTCCGCCAGATCGTCACCGATGCCTACGCGGCTTTTAATCACGACGCGGTGCTGCCCCTCAAGCAACTGGACGCCAGCCATTTTCTGCTCGAGCAGTTCCACGGTCCCACCCTGGCGTTCAAGGACGTCGCGCTGCAGCTGTTGGGTCGCCTGCTCGACCACTTCCTGCAAAAGCGCGGTGAGCGGGCGGTCATCATGGGCGCCACCTCCGGCGATACCGGCTCGGCGGCCATTGAAGGCTGCCGCCACTGTGACAACCTGGATATCTTTATCCTGCACCCCCACAACCGGGTGTCGGAAGTGCAGCGTCGTCAGATGACCACGGTGCTGGCCAACAACGTGTTCAACATTGCCATCGAAGGTAACTTTGATGACGCCCAGGCAATGGTCAAGGCCAGCTTCGCCAATCAGGACTTTCTGAACGGCACGCGCCTGGTGGCGGTGAATTCGATCAACTGGGCGCGCATCATGGCCCAGATCGTCTATTACGTTGCCGCCGGCGTGGCGCTGGGTGCGCCCAAGCGCGAAGTGAGTTTCTGCGTACCGTCGGCCAACTTCGGTAACGTCTTTGCTGGCTATATGGCCTATAAAATGGGCCTGCCGGTCAAGCAGTTCATCATTGCCACCAACGCCAACGACATTCTGCACCGCACGCTGGCCGCCAATGACTTCTCCAAGAAAGAGCTGGCCGCAACCCTCGCCCCGTCCATGGATATCGTGGTGTCGTCGAACTTCGAACGCCTGCTGTTTGATGCCTACGACCAGGATGGCGCCGCAGTGGCGGCGCTGCTGGAGCGCTTTCAGCAGGAACCCACGGCACTTGCCGACGCGCCGCTTGCCAAGCTGCGTGAAAAGTTCTCAAGCCACAGCGTTGACGACGCCACGATTCTGGAAGTGATTCGTGAAGCCCACCACCGGACCGGGGAAATGCTCGACCCGCATACGGCCACCGGCTATCGCGCCGCCGAGCGTGCCCGGGCTGACCAGACCACACCGGTGATTACGCTGGCCACGGCGCATCCCGCTAAGTTTGCTGACGCGGTGGTGAAGGCCGGCTTCCAGGGCGTGCCGCTGCCGACACACATGGACGACCTGCTTGAACGCGAAGAGCGTTATGCGGTGTTGCCCGCTGAGCTCGCCGCGGTGCAGCAGTTTGTCGCTGACAATCGGCGCTAGGAATGATGGCCGACGTGACTGACCTACCTGCCAGCCAGGCGCCGTCGCCGCTGCAACACGCTAGCCGTCCACGGCTGGAGCCTCGTCCACTGGACGAGGCGGTTTATGCCCGTGCCCAGGCGGAAGGCTTGAATGAGCTTCAGGCGCGCCTGCTCGCCTCGCGGCTACCGGGTTATCAAGGCGAGCTCGCGCCGCTGGTATCGCCCAGCCTGCGTTATCTGGCGCACCCGGAGAAACTCGCGGACGGTCGCCGGGCCGCCGAGCGCATTGCCCAGGCGGTGGCTGAAGGCGAATCGATCGGGATTCTCACCGACTACGACGTAGATGGCATCACCTCCCACGTGGTGATTCGCCGTACCCTGGTCGAGCTGTTTGGCGTGCCGGAACATAAGCTGCACAGTCTGATTGGCCACCGTATCCATGACGGCTACGGGATCAGCCTGCCGCTGGTCGAACGCACGCTGAACCTGAAGCCGCTACCATCGCTGGTCATCACCGCCGACTGCGGCAGTAGCGACGAGCCGCGTATTGCCCGCTTGAAAGCCGCGGGCATCGATGTCGTGGTCAGCGACCACCATGCGTTGCCGCTGGAAGGCCCGCCCCCTTCGGCCTATGCCTGCGTGAATCCAACCCGTGATGACTGCGAGTATCCTGATAAAACCATCGCCGGATGCATGGTGGCGTGGCTATTGATGTCGCTTGCCCGCGGCGTGTTGATCGAGTGGGGCGCGCTGTCAGAATCCACCCCTAAACTGTCGCCCTGGCTCTCTTACGTAGCGCTCGGCACGGTCGCGGATTGCGTGTCGCTGGGCGGCAGCCCCGCCAACCGTGCGGTGGTCAATCAAGGTTTAAAACTGATCAACCGCATGGAAGCCGCCTGCTGGCGGGCCATGGCCACGCGATTGGGCGCCGACAGCGTACCGTTCAATGCCGAAACGCTGGCCTTCCAGATGGGGCCGCGTATCAATGCTCGCTCGCGGCTGGACGACCCTTACGCGGCGCTGCATTTTATGCTCGCGGAAACCGAGGGCGTGGCCAATCGCCAGCTTGAGGTGCTTGACCAGGATAATCAGTCGCGCAAGGCCATCGAGGCCGATATGGCGGAAGAGGCTCGCGCCCTGGCCGCGTCCGCGCTGGAAGCCAACGAGTCGGCGGTCGTCGTTTTACTGGAAGATGGCCACCCAGGCGTGCAGGGCATTGTCGCTTCAAGGCTGGTGCAGGCCTATGGCCGCCCGGCGCTGGTGCTTACCCGGGCGGCGGCCCCTGATATGCTCACCGGTTCCGGCCGCTCGATCGACGGCTTGCACCTGCGCGATGCGCTTCAGCGCACCTATGAACTCGCCCCTGAGGCACTGCCACGTTTTGGCGGCCATAGTGGGGCGGCCGGGGTGGGTGTTCCCAGAGAGCAATTGGAGGCCTTTAAAGTCGCTTTTCTAAAGGCAGTGGATGAGCAGTTGGCAGGTCAAGAGCTCTATCCGCGCCTGTGGACCGACGGTGAGCTATCCACAA
This window of the Halomonas sp. SH5A2 genome carries:
- a CDS encoding single-stranded-DNA-specific exonuclease RecJ is translated as MADVTDLPASQAPSPLQHASRPRLEPRPLDEAVYARAQAEGLNELQARLLASRLPGYQGELAPLVSPSLRYLAHPEKLADGRRAAERIAQAVAEGESIGILTDYDVDGITSHVVIRRTLVELFGVPEHKLHSLIGHRIHDGYGISLPLVERTLNLKPLPSLVITADCGSSDEPRIARLKAAGIDVVVSDHHALPLEGPPPSAYACVNPTRDDCEYPDKTIAGCMVAWLLMSLARGVLIEWGALSESTPKLSPWLSYVALGTVADCVSLGGSPANRAVVNQGLKLINRMEAACWRAMATRLGADSVPFNAETLAFQMGPRINARSRLDDPYAALHFMLAETEGVANRQLEVLDQDNQSRKAIEADMAEEARALAASALEANESAVVVLLEDGHPGVQGIVASRLVQAYGRPALVLTRAAAPDMLTGSGRSIDGLHLRDALQRTYELAPEALPRFGGHSGAAGVGVPREQLEAFKVAFLKAVDEQLAGQELYPRLWTDGELSTTQLSLATLGDIEVLGPYGREFDPPLFEGRFIVEALRPVGAEGAHLMMELSMGPVTCKAIWFRALTPGELPAFGVGDTLHCAYKLNRNRWRGRETLQLMVEHASAI